One segment of Leptodactylus fuscus isolate aLepFus1 chromosome 7, aLepFus1.hap2, whole genome shotgun sequence DNA contains the following:
- the B4GAT1 gene encoding beta-1,4-glucuronyltransferase 1 codes for MPTAVRCSFFRVVLVALLLVALLQLLYLSLLSNLHGQQQQRSAHPVLAGTPRTEPRWQREQKDHLKAVLTSGGVLDASGQYRIYRHLLSRDVGLSKDVALASHASLNNLWHLQELVQRWDGRISLALFASSAAQAKLATVLTYTLAQLCPSVRQRVSFHLVCQSGDTAIFSEQDDAAEFSHLQTCQAVFAKAANMGTNIVNYAGNTSYPNNLLRNVARAGIGSADFVLVVDIDMVPSQGLRSGFLDLAAKGVDPHLVFVVPAFEIRHTRRLPGTKEELLRLYQVGEVRAFYEELCPRCQAPTNYSVWLNLPEKDTSGRLAVAYVVEWRDPWEPFYIGHKDVPAYDERFKQYGFNRISQACELNMAGFSFAVLDSAFLLHKGHKLPGDFHSQKEAENKRNRLLFRGFKEELKMKYPDSSRRC; via the exons ATGCCAACTGCGGTGCGTTGCTCATTTTTCCGCGTGGTCCTTGTCGCCCTCCTCCTTGTTGCTCTCCTTCAGCTTCTttacctgtctcttctctctaaCTTACATGGACAGCAGCAGCAGAGGTCGGCGCACCCGGTGCTGGCCGGCACTCCGCGTACAGAGCCAAGATGGCAGCGAGAACAGAAGGACCATCTGAAGGCCGTCCTGACGTCTGGCGGTGTCCTAGATGCCAGTGGGCAGTATCGGATTTATCGCCATCTTTTGTCACGTGACGTAGGGCTCTCAAAAGACGTGGCCTTGGCTTCTCATGCCAGCCTGAATAACCTCTGGCATTTACAGGAGCTGGTACAACGGTGGGATGGCCGCATTTCCTTAGCACTGTTTGCGTCTAGTGCTGCTCAGGCTAAACTTGCCACCGTGCTAACCTATACCCTCGCCCAGCTGTGCCCATCAGTAAGGCAAAGGGTATCTTTTCATCTTGTGTGCCAGTCTGGGGATACGGCCATTTTCTCCGAACAAGATGATGCAGCAGAGTTTTCCCATCTTCAGACATGCCAGGCCGTCTTTGCCAAGGCAGCCAATATGGGCACCAATATAGTAAACTATGCAGGAAACACTTCCTACCCCAACAACCTACTAAGAAATGTCGCTCGGGCCGGGATAGGGAGTGCAGACTTTGTACTGGTGGTAGATATTGATATGGTACCCAGTCAGGGGCTGAGGTCAGGTTTTTTGGATTTGGCAGCCAAAGGGGTCGATCCACACCTTGTATTTGTCGTGCCTGCCTTTGAAATTAGACATACTCGGCGGCTGCCTGGCACCAAGGAGGAACTGCTTCGATTGTACCAAGTGGGAGAAGTGCGCGCTTTTTACGAGGAGTTATGCCCACGATGCCAAGCCCCTACTAATTATTCAGTCTGGCTAAACTTGCCTGAGAAAGACACTTCTGGCCGACTGGCAGTTGCTTATGTGGTTGAGTGGCGAGATCCGTGGGAACCGTTTTATATTGGGCATAAGGACGTGCCAGCCTATGATGAGAGGTTCAAGCAGTATGGATTCAACAGAATCAGTCAG GCCTGTGAGCTGAATATGGCTGGCTTCTCCTTTGCAGTCCTGGACTCGGCTTTTTTGCTTCATAAAGGCCATAAACTACCTGGAGACTTTCACAGCCAGAAAGAGGCAGAGAACAAAAGAAATCGCTTACTGTTCAGAGGCTTCAAGGAGGAGCTGAAGATGAAGTACCCCGATTCCAGCAGACGCTGCTAA